From Halanaerobium saccharolyticum subsp. saccharolyticum DSM 6643:
CCACTGGAGAATATCCAGTAGCCTTACATTTACAAGAACTTTTACCAACCCATTCCTAAAGAAAACTAATTATTTCCCTGCTGCTTAATTTTATATAATTTTTCAGCAATATCTTTAAGTAATGGATAATGAACTAATTTGTCAATCCATTTCTCTGGTATTGAATTGAAACCATAATATGAACCAGCCAACTGACCAGTAACTGCTGCTACAGTGTCTGCATCATCACCAAGATTAGCAGCTAATAATACTGCTTCATCAAAAGAATCAGTATTTAAAAATGACCAGAGACTGGCTTCTAAAGTATGTATTACAAAACCGGTGGACTTAATTTCATCCCTATGTTTTTCAAAAGAGCCATTTATTGCGCCAAGAACTTCATCATTTAAATTTATATCTAAAGCTGTTTCTTTGATAACTTTAATTTTAAAAGCTTCAACTTTAAATCTTGAATTAATAAATTGCTGTATTAAAGCACCTAAATATCTACAACTATCTATGGCCATTTGATTGTTATGAGTTGTTAAAGAACTTTTCCCAGAATATTTAACAGCCTCTTTAAAATCATTTCTGTAATAAATTGGTACTGGAGCTAATCTCATTAAAGATCCATTCCCAGCCGCTCTTTCTCTGGCCGGTGGAAGTTCCCCATTTTTCTCATAATGTTCAAGAGAATTTGCTGTAATATTCCCAATATCAAAACAGTTTCCAGTTGAACTTAAATAACCTTCTTTATACCATTTGATATACCTCTGCAGCTGATCTTCTAAATTAAAATCTTTTTCAGTCAAACTTTCTGCAAGGCAGAGTGCCATTGAACTATCATCAGTCCAATAACCAGCATCTAAACCATGTGGCCCACCTGCCCTCATATCAGTTAACTTTTCAAAAGTATCTCTTGCTTTAAATTCAACGGCAGCTCCTAAGGCATCTCCAATAATTAATCCAAAAAAAACGCCAAATGCATTATTTTTTATTTCTTTTTCTATTTTTTTCATAAGTTTTTTATTATCAGAAAAATTTTTATGCACTTTACTCACCTTTTATTTACCTACAATACTTTTAATTTTATTTGTTGAGTCTAAAATTGGACTTACTGAATCATCATAATTTACAGTATCAATAAGTAGTGAAATTAATTTAGACATATCAACTTCTTCAAACCATTCAGCATCTTTAAATTTCTGAGGTACATAAGTTAAATTAGTAGAGAATAATTTTTTAATATACCCTTCTTCATAGTATTTATTCATTTTTTCAATTCCATTTGTAAAGAAAGTAAATGAAACTGCAACATAAATATTTCTTGCATTTTTCTTTTTTAATTCTTTAGCAATATCAAAAACAGATCCACCAGAAGCAATCATATCATCAACAATTAAAATATCTTTGCCCTCTACTTCTGCTCCCATATATTCATGCTGAATAATTGGGTTTCTACCATCGATAATCTTTTTGTAATCTCTTCGCTTATAGAATAAACCAACATCAAGTCCTAAAACACTTGCATAATAAATTGCTCTATCCATAGCACCTGTATCAGGAGAAATTACCATCATTTCATCTTTATCAAAACAAATTTCTGCATCTACTTTATTCATTGCTTTAATAATTTGATAGGTGGAATATAGACTTTCAAAACCAGTTTGCGGAATAGCATTTTGAACTCTTGTTTCATGAGCATCAAAAGTAAAAATATTTTCAACACCTAAATTTTCTAACTCCTGTAAAGCCATAGCACAATCTAAAGATTCCCGGCTATTTCTTTTATCCTGACGGCTTTCATATAGCAGCGGCATGATAATATGAATTCTTCTGGCTTTTCCAGCAATAGCCGAAATTAAACGCTTGATATCCTGAAAATGGTCATCAGGACTCATTCTATTTTCGTGTCCAAACATATTATAAGTAACACTATAGTTACCTATATCTGCTAAAATATAAATATCTTTACCTCTAATTGTTTCTTTAAGAGATCCTTTAGCCTCTCCATTAGCAAAACGAACTATCTCACTATCAATGACATATGTATCTTTGATCTCTTCTAAATGATATTCGCTGCAGCTGTTAGCAAACTCTTCTTTTCTTCGCTCAACAATGTAATCATCAACTTTTTGCCCCAGCTCTTTACAGCTTTCGTGGACAATAATCCCCAGTTGTCCAAATGGTATCTTAGTTATTGTTTTGTCTTCCACTTTTAATATAGCACCTCATTTGTATATTATTTTTCTTCCACTAATATAATTTCAAGATTTAAATACAAATCCCTTTATATATTACAAAATAAAAGAAAGTTTATATATTTTTTATATTCTTACATTGACATTTTGTTCCAATTGCAAACCAATTAACTTATATTATTAACTTATATTAAATGAATCAAAAATGTTCTTGCCAATCCTAAGAAAACAAAGAACCCAAAAACATCTGTCACAGTTGTTAAAAATATTGCTGAAGCTAAAGCAGGATCAATCCCTAGCGACTGCAGTGATAGTGGAATTAAAAAGCCAAACATACCTGCTATTAATAAATTTAGAATCATAGCAAAGAAAATTATAATTCCTAAATAATAATTTCCATACATCAAATAAAGAATAAAACCTGTAACTAAACCTGTGGCCGCACCATTGATTATACCAACCATGGCTTCTTTAAATAGCAACATCCAATTGTCCTTAAAATCAATTTCTCCTAAAGCTATACCTCTTATTACAATCGAAAGTGTTTGAGTACCAGCATTTCCACCCATACCAGCAACTATTGGCATTGCTGCAGCTAAAGCAACAACCTGAGAAATAACATCCTCAAATATTGCTACAGTAAATGTTGCTAAAAATGCAGTTGCCAAATTAATGAACATCCAGGGTAATCTACTTTTAACAGATTGGAGTAGTGTTGTATCCGATCTTTCTTCTTCATCTACCCCGTGCATTTTATATAAATCCTCAGTATTCTCTGCCTCTATTACATCAATAATATCATCAACAGTGATAATTCCAATTAATATATCATTTTTATTTATAACTGGTATTACAGTTAAGTCATATTTTGCTACCTGCTGAGCAACTATTTCCTGGTCAACATCAGCGGTAACTTTAACAATATTGTCATCCATCAATTCTTCTAATATTTTATCATCATCAGAACTTAAAATATCTCTTAAATCAACACTACCAACTAATTTTTTTCTATCATCAGAAACATAAATAGTATCAATAATTTCTGTATCAGGGGCTATATTTTTTATTTTTTTTAAAGCCTCTGTTGTTGTTAAGTTTTTATTTAATAAGAGATATTCGGTGGTCATTATACCACCAGCAGATTCTTTGTCATATCCCAGCAGATTTTTTACTACTAATGCGTCATCTTGTTTCATGTGACGCAGCAATTCTTTGCGCTTTTGAATAGTTAACAAACCTAAAATATCAGTTATATCATCAGCTGCCATATGAGAAAAAATATCAATTATTTCTTGCGAACTTTTGCTTTTCAAAATATCAATTTGTAAGTCTTTTTCTGATTCTTCAAAGATATCAGCAAGATCTTCTGTTTCTAATAATTTAGTAAAATTGTTAATCTCTGAAGCTTCTAATTCTGATAATGCCTCAGCAATATCTATTGGATGATTATCTTCAATCCAATCTTCTTTAACATTTTTTTCTTGATTTAAATAGTTATTAATTTCCTCTTTAATATTATCAATTTTATTTTCCATCTGATCACCTCTATCATAAAATCATTTTTTTGAAATTATCAGAAAAACTAAATTGAAGAGTTAAATTATTTGCCAGAACAACCATTATAAAACTTCAATCTATAAGTTATATAATTAATATTTTAGATAATCAATTAATTTTTGTCGTTGACTCAGCTCAAATTTTCCTGATTCAAGCTTCCAATATTGAGCAGATTTAGTTATCTCCCCAATATATTTAACTAAATGTGGATGACAGCTTAAAACAAATATCTGGTGCTGCTTTGCTAAATTAACAATTATTTTAGCTGTATTATATAAATGATTGCTGTCAAAATTAACGAGCGAATCATCTAAAACAATTGGTAATTTAGGTTTTATTTCTTTAATTCTACTAATTCTAACTGATAAAAAAAGCTGTTCTAAACTACCGCGGCTTAGCTGATTTACACTATTAAACTCCTTACCATCAGCAGTAATAGTTTTAAACTCTGAACTTTCTAAGTCATCAGCTGTTTCTAATTTTTTATAATATTTATCACTAATTTTAGCCAGTATATCGGAAGCAGGCTTTAATAGTTCAGTTTCTGCTTTTTCAACCATTCTTGCTCTTAATTTCTTTAAAATAAAATAAACACTTTTATTGACAGCATATCTTTGAGCTTTTTTCTCTAAATTATTTTGAGCTTGATTAATTTTTGCTTGCGTATTTTCTATTTTTGTAGAACTAGAAAGAGCTTTAATATCATTTTTCAAAGTTGTTATTCTTTGCTCTACTTTATCTTTTTGTTTTTGCGAAAAATTCAAATCTTCAGTAAGGCTAATTTTTTCTTCTTCGACAGCTGCTAATGATGAAAAATTTCTGTAAAGCTTTAAAAAACTCTGATAATAATCTGCTGCTGGAGCTAATTTATTTAGGGTTTCTTTAATTTTATCTGAAGCTTTTAAAGTATATTCTAATTGAGATTTTTTATTTTGATACTCGTCTTTAATCTTTTTGTATTCAGTAGATTTTTCTGCCATTTTATAATAAGCATCTAATCTAATTTCAAGATTTTCTCCTTTTTTAAAATCATTCAAAAAATCTTCAATATCATTAATTAAATGGTTTAACTCTTGTTGTTTATCAGAAAAATCAGCAGCCATTTTTTTTAATTTAGTTAACAGTTCTAAATCTTTAAATAAATACTCTGCTTGCTTAATTAATTGATCAGTTTGTTCAATTTTTATAGTTTTAATATTGAATTTTCGATTACAATATACATCTGCTTTTTTAATTAAGTTATATATTTTTTCTAAATCAGTAATTATTTCCTCTTTAAGTTTATCGTTTTCTTTGTCATCTGTTTTTAATTTATTATATCTTCTTTTTTTATCTTTTATTTCTAAAAAATAAGATTTCAGATAATTAAAATTTTGATCTTCATCAGTATTTTTAATTTTTAATGATTGAGCAATGTTTGTTAATTTTTTTTCAGTTAGCTTTAAACTATTTTTTTTCTCACTTAATTTTTTCTTTAAAGAATTCAGGTTATTTTCCTTTTGAATTAAATTATTTTTAAGGTTATCTGCTCTTTCTTTTTCTAATTTAGAACTCTTATAATTAGAATTATAATATATAAAAGCAGTTAAAGCTATAACTAGAGAAAAATACTTAATTTGACTGTAGTTGATAAAGATAGATGATGTTAGTATAATCATTGATAAAACCAAAATAGAATAAGTTTTTTTCAAGATAGAAGCTGGTTGCTTATAATTAATATCAGTCAGCTCTGTTTCAGTTTTTTCAATATCGAGCTCTAATCTATCAATTTCAGCTGTGATACTCTTAATTTTAGATTTCAGTTCATCATTTTTTCTTAAATTATTATTTAAAGTTTCCTGATTTAATAAATCTAAATTAATCTCATCTAAGTTTGTTAAAGGGTTTTCCCAGTTAGAATTTAAATTATTACACTCTAAAATTAAAGCTTGATATTCAGTATTTATTTTATTATTTTGAGTACTAAAATTTTTAATTTTTTCATTTAATAAATCAACTTTTTGGTGATAATTATTAATTTCAATATTTTTTGATCTTATGAAATTCAAAAAGTCTGCTAAGGTATCACTCTTAATTGATTTAATTAACTCATTTTTAGAAGTCTGCAGTTCATCTTTCTTTAAATCAAGTCTTTGTTTATAATCAGATATTTTATCCAAATTTATAAAATTAATATTATTATTTTTTACTGTTGACTGTTCTAATTTTAGTTTTAAATTCTCTACTTTATTAAGAGTAGAATAATTGTTTTTTAAGAGATCCAAAATAAAAATTTTATCTTCAAGTTGGCCAATATTATTTTTTAGTTTTTTTGATTTTTCTTCAGCTTTTTTTAACTCTTCTCTTTTTTTATTAAATTCTTTTATTTCTAAAAGTGCTTGATCTCTTATTTCCTCTGCTTCTTTAATCTCATTATAATATGGTTTAAATGAAGCAACAGAAGGATCTCCCAAAATCCCTCCAATATTTTTAGCAGAATTAAAATATTTATCTGCAAGTTCGGGTACTTTAACCAATTCTGAAAGCCCTGCCCCCATTAGAACAGAATAAAGACGTTTTTCTTTCTTTTTCCCATCTGCAATTTTAGATAATTTTTGAAGTTCATTTAAACTAATTGTAAATAACTGCTGATAACTAAGCTGATCTAAATGATTGAAAAGTTCAGCAGATTCAATTTTATTTTCATCTTGGTCAATAACCTCAGGTGCAGCATAACCATTTAAAAATAATTTATAATCTTTATTTTCTCTTTCAATTTCAGTTTCAATATAATATTGATTGCTTGCTGGCGGAATAGAATTATTTTGAGGTAAACCATAGGGCAGATGACGCAATAATTTTAAAAAAGTACTTTTACCTGCTCTATTTTTACCACCAATAACTACTAGATTTTTTGAAATATCATTGAGATTCTGATTATTAAATATTCCAAAATCACGAATATATATATTTTTGTAAAACATTTAATCTCCGCCTTCTATTAATTCAGATATAATAATTTTTTCAACTTCTTCTAAAATATTTTTCTGCAGCTTTGAATCAGCATAAAATCTGTAGTTTGACCTGTCTTCTGCATTTTCATCTCCCTGCCAGATTTGACCCCATTCGGCAAGTAATTCCTGGTTCAGCTCATTATCAGTTAAAAGATCATTAATCAATTGATTAATATTTTGGTAAAGTTGACTGCTTTTTTTAAGTTCTTCTAAATTTTTTAATGGTTTAGCTGTTCTTAATATTAGAGAGTGAAGCCAAAGTGATGGACTTTCCCGGCTAAATTTGATCCTCATATCTTCCAGTAGAGTTTCTTCTAATTCTTCTCTGTTATCAGCTACATATTGATGGACAGGAGTTCTGCCCACAATATTTAAACGTATTACAGCTGCTTTAATTTTATATTTTCTTGATTTGTTATTAATCTTAATATTATTAAATTGTTTTTCTAATTTCTCATTTATCAATTGCTGTAATTTTGTAATATTATCTAATTCATTTTCTCTTTCTAGATCTACTACGATCTCTTTAAAAATAATAGGTGATAGGGGAACAAAATTTTCTTTTATTTTCAAATTAGAATCTACTTCTACTAATATGGCTCCTTTGCTGCCCTGTTCACTAATATTATGAGACTGTAAAGCACCTGGAAAATTAATAGAAGGGTCTTGGCTGAGCTTTTGATATTGATGTAGATGTCCCAGAGCCCAATAATGAATTTCATTTTTAGTTAATAATTCACTTTTATTAACTGGTACATAACGGTTATTATCCTTATTTAAGGCTGTATGTAGTAAGGCAATATTAAAAACAGATTTATCCGGCGCAGTATAATAATTATACATTGTTCTATTTTCAAATTTCTGCCTGTAAGACTGACCAATTATTCTAGCAGCCAGTTTATTATCTTTTTTATATTTTATAGTTTCGACTTTTTCACTAGAAAAATAATGTACATTTTCAGGTAGCTCAAAAACTTCATTTTCTATTCCCGCTGGATCATGATTACCAGATATAATATAAATTTTTATTTCATTTTCATTAAGGTACTGACACTGTTTTAAAAAGAATCGACTAGACTTAATTGATCTAGCTTCTCTATCATAAAGATCGCCAGCAATTAAAATAAAGTCAATTTCCTCTGCCACAGCTAATTCAACCAAGTTTTTAAAAGCCTGCTCAGTCGCGTTGATGAAAATATCTTTTACTTTACTATTTTTGGAACTATTACAGCTGAGCTTTTTACCTAAATGTACGTCTGCTGTATGAATAAATTTAATTGATTTTGACATTATAGCCTCCAAATTTAGCTGTAATCTCTTTCAGTTCTATTTTCCCATTTTACAAAAAACCAACTAAAAACAAAAATTTCTATTGTGAATTTAATAAATACAGCAAAATGTTCTATTAAGCTACTTTTAGTATAAATTAAACCTTCAATAGAACCCGGTATAGGTGCAACTGAACCAATTAGAGAAAATCCCCAGATTAAAAAAAATAGTTTTAACCATGCATAATCACTTTTAATAATTACATTATAAAAAGGATATAAAATAAATGCAAAAAAAGCACCTCTAAAAATCTGCCAAAATGATGCCATTCTGAAAATAGTCGACTTTGGAGATCGAAAATCAAAATAATCTCCTATATTAATAAAAACAGCATAATAATTTTGGAAATTTTTAAAGATAACACCAATAAAAATATAAATTAGTACATGAACAAGAATAAAACGAATTGTAAAATAGATAAATCTTTTAGATGGTTTTAACATTTCATTCCCCTTTTTCGTTAAATTTTATACTTGTTATTAATATTTCTATATAAAAGAATTAAATCCTGTAATTTATTTTAAATATAAATAAAGATTGACAGTTTAAAATATTAGGAATATAATTAATTATAGGAGAAAGTTTAAAAGCAAAACATTTAATAAAATGTTACGCAAAGCTATGGACCCACTAATTGGGCTGCCAGGCTGCCAGATCTCCTCTTTAAAAGTCTAGACTTTATTAAAGGGAGGGGTATCTTATGAAAAAGTTGAATATTTTGTTGGCAGTTTTTTTGGTCTTGGTAATGGTTTTTAGTGTTTCTCTTTCTGTCTTAGCATTAGCTGTTGATCCCGAACCTGGTCCTGAACCCGGTCCTGGTCCTGAGCCTGGTCCTGGTCCTGAACCTGAGCCTGATCCACCTACAAAAGGTAATAATGGTTTTGGTAATGGAGACCAAGATGCACCTGGAAATTCTGGAGGTCATAATAACGCAGAAAATGCTAATCCTCAAAGAGAATATCCTGGTAAATCGCAGCATTAAAAACAATAATTAAATTTCATAAAATAACCTGCAGTAATTACTGCAGGTTTTTCTTTTGAAAATATAATAAATATATTCCACTTTAAATTTTATTTTATTCTTTTTTTTCAAAACTTTCCCCGAAAATTAATTCTTCAGCTACATCACCAATAAAAGGTAATTTAAAAACTTCACCACTATAAGCTTTATACATCAGCAGCAACCAGAGAATTGTTCCAACAAATGTTATCAAAGAAGAAATCATAATTCCGATCACTGGAATTACTAAAATTAAAGAAGAGGCTATAAACAATGAAAAAAAGGTGATCAAGGACTGCATTGCATGAAAACGAACATGATTGTTTTCCTTTTCTATAAATAAAAAAATCAAACCCGTTACCCAGATACCTGCATAAGCTATAATAGACTCAACATTTTCATCCAGACCGAGACTGGTTTTTTTATGATACATAATTTTGAGATAATTATCTAATTAAGATAATATCTCTTCCCCCTTTCTCTCTAGTATTTATTTTTTTGAATTTTGTTTAACTTCTTCTAATATTATTTTAACATAATAAAATGATTTTAAAAAGCACTAACCATAATTAAAAAAAGGAAAACCCGCCTGTATTCTGATAAAGATAGTAGAATACAAGCGGGCTTTTTAATTAAATTATTATATTTATTTATTAAATTGTATATATTTTTACATTTTTATAGTTCTATAGTTTTAGTTATTCTAAAGTTTTAGCTATTCTAATTCTAAAATGAGCTCTCCAGATTCAAGTTGTTGCCCTGCTTTAGAATGAATAGCTGCCACAATACCATCAGCAGGCGCAGTTATATTGGTTTCCATTTTCATAGCCTCCATAATAACTAAACTCTGATTTTCCTTAACCTCTTCCCCTTCTTCTACTAATATTTCTACTATATTTCCGGGAAGACTGGCCCCTATTTCCATTTCATTTTTAGGATCAGCCATCTGTTTAATTGCAGAATCAGCTTTAGCTGTACTTGCTTCATCATAAATTTTGATTTCTCTTCTAAAACCATTAACTTCAAAAGCAAGTCTACGATAACCCTGGTCATCAACTTTTCCAATTTCTAGAAGTTTAACAACAAGAGTTTTACCTTCTTCAACTTTGATTTCACTAGTTTCTCCTTCACGCAGAGCATGGAAATAAACATCACTACCCATATGACTTAAATCACCATATTCTTCAAGATAATCTAAATAATCCTGATAAACTTTAGGATATAGTGCATATGCTAAAAGATCTTTTTGAGTTGGCTTAAAATCATAGTTTTCTTTTAGTTCAGCCTCTGCAGCTTCAAAATCATATTCTCCAAGTAGAGTACCCGGCCTAACTGTTATTGGGTCTTCACCTTTAAGAACAATCTGCTGAATATCTTCTGGGAAACCTCCAGGAGGCTGACCAAGCATTCCCTTAAAGTAAGCTTCTACAGAATCTGGAAAGGCCATATTTTTGGCTTTTTCACAGATATTATCAGGTGTTAGATCATTTTTAACCATAAAGATTGCCATATCTCCTACCATTTTAGAAGAAGGTGTAACCTTAGGTATATCACCTAACATAAAATTGACTTTACGGAACATTTCTTTAAATTCTTTAAAACGGTGACCTAAACCAACACTTTCTACCTGTGGTTTCAGATTAGAATATTGACCTCCAGGTATTTCATATTTATATATTTCTGCAGTACCAGACTTTAATTCTGATTCAAACTGAGAATATACTGGTCTTACAGCACCCCAATAATTAGATATTTTTTGAATATCTTCAATATGCATCTCAGGATCACGATAGGTATTAGTTAAAGCCGCTACTATTGAGTTCATTGGAGGTTGACTTGTTAAACCTGCCATTGTATTAAAGGCAGTATCCACAATATCTACTCCTGCTTCAGCAGCCATTAAAAGTGTTGCCCCACCATTGCCACTAGTATCATGTGTGTGTAAATGGATTGGAATAGAAATTTCAGCTTTTAAAGCTTTAATTAATTCATAAGCAGCATAAGGTTTTAAAAGACCTGCCATATCTTTAATTCCCAAGATATGAGCACCCATTTCTTCTATACCTTTAGCTAATTCCAAATAATAATCTAAATCATATTTTTCTCTTTTATCATCTAGTATATCTCCAGTATAACACATTGAAACTTCTGCAATTTTACCCTGTTTAACTACCTCGTCTACAGAAATTTCCATACCAGGCAGCCAGTTTAAAGAATCAAAAATTCTAAAAACATCAATTCCTGCCTCTGCAGATTCTGCTACTAGATTTCGGATTACATTATCCGGATAGTTTTTATATCCCACACCATTTGATCCTCTTAACAGCATCTGAAATAAAATATTTGGTATTCTTTCTCTTAACCTCTCAATTCTTTCCCAGGGAGATTCTTTAAGAAATCTGTAAGAAACATCAAAGGTTGCTCCTCCCCACATTTCAAGTGAGAATAAGTTTTTAGCTAAATGAGAAGTAGCTTCTGCAATTTTCTCCATATCAACTGTTCTCATTCGAGTTGCCATTAGAGACTGATGAGCATCCCTGTATGTTGTATCAGTTATAAGAATTTCCTCTTTATTTTTAATCCACTCTACAACAGCTTCTGGACCACCCTCGTCTAATATTTGTTTTGTACCTTCTAGACCATCTATTTTCTCAAAATCAGGTACTTTAGGTACATCAAAGTCAGGTTTATGACCTCTAGTTTCATTAACAATTTTTTCTCCTAAATAGCTTAAGATCTTCTGTTCTTGATCAGAACCCGGTTTAATATCAAGTAATTCAGGGTTATTAGCAATAAATCCGGTATCACATATTCCTTTTTTAAA
This genomic window contains:
- a CDS encoding pyruvate carboxylase yields the protein MPKKFKRVLVANRGEIAIRVIRACKELGIRTVAIYSEEDRTALFRTKADEAYQIGNNKGPIEAYLAIDEIIDLALKKDVDAIHPGYGFLSENPEFVRQCEAAGIKFIGPNAEVMEKLGDKIKSKILAQEFGVPTIPGLEKPIKKEDEIKTFADKHGYPLMLKAAAGGGGRGMRIVRSDDELISQFRDAREEARKAFGVDDIFVERYLENPKHIEVQILGDEHGNLVHLFERDCSIQRRHQKIVEFTPAVALSDEKRQEILQDALKLCEGAGYKNAGTVEFLVDKYNNHYFIEVNPRIQVEHTVSEMVTGIDIVQSQVLVAEGYKLDSEEINIPSQESIKVNGYSIQCRVTTEDPANNFIPDTGRLDHYRTGSGYGIRLDGGNGYTGAVINPYYDSLLVKTISWSRTFPDAIRKAMRSVEEMKVRGVKTNASFLINVLNHEDFKKGICDTGFIANNPELLDIKPGSDQEQKILSYLGEKIVNETRGHKPDFDVPKVPDFEKIDGLEGTKQILDEGGPEAVVEWIKNKEEILITDTTYRDAHQSLMATRMRTVDMEKIAEATSHLAKNLFSLEMWGGATFDVSYRFLKESPWERIERLRERIPNILFQMLLRGSNGVGYKNYPDNVIRNLVAESAEAGIDVFRIFDSLNWLPGMEISVDEVVKQGKIAEVSMCYTGDILDDKREKYDLDYYLELAKGIEEMGAHILGIKDMAGLLKPYAAYELIKALKAEISIPIHLHTHDTSGNGGATLLMAAEAGVDIVDTAFNTMAGLTSQPPMNSIVAALTNTYRDPEMHIEDIQKISNYWGAVRPVYSQFESELKSGTAEIYKYEIPGGQYSNLKPQVESVGLGHRFKEFKEMFRKVNFMLGDIPKVTPSSKMVGDMAIFMVKNDLTPDNICEKAKNMAFPDSVEAYFKGMLGQPPGGFPEDIQQIVLKGEDPITVRPGTLLGEYDFEAAEAELKENYDFKPTQKDLLAYALYPKVYQDYLDYLEEYGDLSHMGSDVYFHALREGETSEIKVEEGKTLVVKLLEIGKVDDQGYRRLAFEVNGFRREIKIYDEASTAKADSAIKQMADPKNEMEIGASLPGNIVEILVEEGEEVKENQSLVIMEAMKMETNITAPADGIVAAIHSKAGQQLESGELILELE